In a single window of the Lineus longissimus chromosome 4, tnLinLong1.2, whole genome shotgun sequence genome:
- the LOC135486185 gene encoding cerebral cavernous malformations protein 2 homolog, with product MEGGKKNFVSPMKRGFFSGKGDKPEKEKGRPKSEIYERRHLKTFSLVPPDYLINPQVLLDAYIEKEIRFAGLIPEIPSDIDPTMRTDILKIIDQGKKQELIPWYTSHDHDAIFSLSAYNVKISRRNGAEELLLRIAIHDIAAICYIKDDSTHILGLKYGDLELPKETCNLAVLYCDSRTSAEELCSLIGQCFQLVYTDATMQFFDRQLLDGANGISFGSATLRSDYSMSAKMSEQDFLFGKNGQCHAFITESLDDSPSKASRSLPRSTHKFSTTRSLRSDRDSDLSTSATELLHDYMRRLHTKLTADELRQFALLLKAWHTDMPFHQFCQNVLDLYGPDRKHLLSGMRPFIPEGDYGYFESFLERHGVNGNGNGYKTMSSDYSSKYRRTLSDTSYQSTVTVHDNETMNMDEFDRMLSDISAEIETMETSVGVDTLTNLDQYMGSS from the exons ATGGAAGGTGGGAAAAAA AATTTTGTGAGCCCCATGAAGAGGGGATTCTTCTCAGGGAAAGGGGACAAGCCAGAAAAGGAGAAGGGGCGGCCCAAGTCTGAGATATACGAGAGAAGACACCTAAAAACATTCTCCCTGGTTCCTCCAGATTACTTGATAAACCCTCAAGTCCTTTTAGATGCCTACATTGAAAAGGAAATCAGG TTTGCCGGCCTGATTCCGGAAATTCCATCCGACATTGACCCCACCATGAGAACAGATATTCTAAAGATAATCGATCAAGGAAAGAAGCAAGAGTTGATTCCATGGTACACGTCCCATGATCACGATGCCATCTTCAGTCTGAGTGCCTATAATGTGAAGATTTCGCGAAGAAATGGCGCCGAG GAACTCTTGCTGAGGATTGCCATCCATGATATAGCGGCAATCTGTTACATAAAAGATGACTCCACTCATATACTGGGCCTGAAGTATG GTGATCTCGAGTTGCCAAAAGAAACCTGCAACCTTGCTGTATTATACTGTGATAGCCGG ACGTCTGCCGAGGAGCTCTGTTCACTGATTGGTCAGTGTTTCCAGCTGGTTTATACAGACGCAACAATGCAGTTCTTCGACAGACAGTTACTCGATGGTGCTAATGGTATCTCATTTGGATCTGCCACATTAAGAAGTG actATTCGATGTCAGCCAAGATGAGTGAGCAAGACTTTCTGTTTGGTAAAAATGGCCAGTGTCATGcttt TATTACTGAATCTCTTGACGACAGTCCGTCGAAGGCGTCCCGTTCACTGCCTCGGTCAACACACAAGTTTAGCACCACTCGGAGTCTACGGAGCGACAGGGATAGCGACCTCAGCACTTCAGCCACGGAACTCTTACACGACTACATGAGACGG TTACATACAAAATTGACAGCTGATGAGTTGCGCCAGTTTGCCCTGTTATTGAAGGCTTGGCACACAGACATGCCATTTCATCAGTTTTGTCAGAATGTTCTCGATCTTTATGGGCCGGACAGAAAGCATCTTTTATCTG GAATGAGGCCGTTCATACCAGAGGGGGATTATGGGTATTTTGAAAGTTTCTTGGAGCGACATGGGGTTAATGGGAACGGTAATGGGTATAAAACAATGTCGAGTGACTACTCATCCAAGTACAG GCGGACGCTGAGTGACACTTCGTACCAGAGCACGGTGACGGTTCACGATAACGAGACGATGAACATGGATGAATTCGATCGGATGTTGAGCGACATATCGGCGGAGATTGAAACGATGGAGACGAGCGTTGGTGTGGATACGTTGACGAATCTTGACCAGTACATGGGCAGTTCTTAA